One window from the genome of Mucilaginibacter ginsenosidivorans encodes:
- a CDS encoding glycerophosphodiester phosphodiesterase family protein, translated as MKKLVLILLVYAALEPAYAQPNPPPPARHSFIVISHRGDHVKCPENTLAGYAEAIKNEADYIEIDLRTTKDGELVSMHDGTVNRMTEGKGNVKDLTLAEMEQLHVKSKDSLDKDIYRVPTFKQILGLCKDKIYIYIDYKNADAAVTYAMLKEYGMEKQVLVYINNPQQFVDWRKIAPGMPLMVSMPGNVKDEAGMKAFIDKVKPDILDGGWKEYTPAMVASARAMGLTVWPDIQSANESQNWDEALAKGFNGLQTDHPADLVRFLKSKGLR; from the coding sequence ATGAAAAAACTGGTTCTTATTTTATTAGTGTATGCGGCGTTGGAGCCCGCATACGCCCAACCTAATCCTCCGCCGCCTGCGCGGCACTCGTTTATAGTAATCTCGCACCGCGGAGACCATGTGAAATGCCCGGAAAATACCCTTGCCGGTTATGCTGAAGCCATAAAAAATGAGGCGGACTACATTGAAATAGACTTGCGGACGACAAAGGACGGCGAACTGGTAAGCATGCACGACGGCACCGTGAACCGTATGACAGAAGGCAAGGGTAATGTAAAGGATTTGACACTCGCCGAAATGGAGCAGCTTCACGTTAAAAGCAAGGATAGCCTTGATAAAGACATTTACCGCGTGCCAACCTTTAAACAGATACTGGGGCTTTGCAAGGATAAAATATACATCTACATTGATTATAAAAATGCAGATGCCGCGGTTACTTATGCCATGCTGAAAGAATACGGCATGGAAAAACAAGTGCTTGTTTATATTAACAATCCGCAGCAATTTGTCGATTGGAGAAAAATAGCGCCCGGTATGCCCCTGATGGTGAGTATGCCAGGTAATGTGAAGGATGAAGCTGGCATGAAAGCCTTTATTGATAAAGTAAAGCCAGATATTTTGGATGGCGGGTGGAAGGAATACACCCCTGCAATGGTAGCTTCGGCCAGGGCAATGGGGTTGACCGTGTGGCCGGACATCCAAAGTGCAAATGAGTCGCAGAATTGGGACGAGGCGTTGGCAAAAGGATTCAACGGCTTGCAAACAGATCACCCGGCCGACCTGGTGAGGTTCTTGAAAAGCAAAGGTCTGAGATAA
- a CDS encoding phosphatase PAP2 family protein codes for MGNNVSHDITVNPRSVIVISTLSIAYLVLSYFLVGFKGDQVVLLLLANGLFYASKVTRKFFIAYLTFLVYWVIFDYMKAFPNYRYNTVHMADLYNFEKHLFGIHFNGILLTPNEYLKLNSTSFLDVTSGIFYLCWIPVPFGFGIYLFITNRRQCLEFLIAFVVVNLVGFVIYYAYPAAPPWYIQDHGYTLITNTGENVAGLIRFDNYFHARIFQSIYTKGSNVFAAMPSLHSAYPIVVFYYAAKNRLYKASVVFGIVTVGIWFGAVYTSHHYVLDVLAGIACAIAGISLFNLLMHKWGWFGRFVDRYESLIKK; via the coding sequence ATGGGCAATAATGTCAGTCATGACATTACAGTTAATCCCCGCTCTGTAATTGTTATTTCTACCCTTTCGATAGCTTATTTAGTGCTGTCATATTTTCTCGTTGGTTTTAAAGGTGACCAGGTTGTACTGCTGCTGCTTGCAAACGGCTTGTTTTACGCCTCGAAAGTTACGCGCAAGTTCTTCATCGCTTACCTTACGTTCCTGGTTTACTGGGTCATCTTTGACTACATGAAGGCCTTCCCCAATTACCGTTACAATACGGTACACATGGCCGACCTGTATAATTTTGAAAAACACCTGTTCGGTATTCATTTCAACGGCATCCTGCTTACGCCTAACGAATATCTCAAGCTAAACAGTACCTCGTTCCTCGACGTAACATCCGGTATATTTTACCTGTGCTGGATACCGGTGCCCTTTGGCTTCGGGATATACCTGTTCATCACCAACCGCAGGCAATGCCTTGAGTTCCTGATCGCTTTTGTGGTAGTCAACCTGGTCGGCTTTGTAATTTATTATGCCTACCCCGCCGCCCCGCCATGGTACATACAGGATCATGGCTATACGCTGATCACCAATACGGGCGAAAATGTAGCGGGCCTAATACGGTTCGATAATTATTTTCATGCAAGGATATTTCAATCCATCTATACCAAAGGGTCCAATGTTTTTGCAGCCATGCCTTCGCTGCATTCGGCTTACCCGATCGTCGTATTTTATTACGCGGCAAAGAACAGGCTATATAAGGCCAGCGTTGTATTTGGTATAGTAACGGTGGGTATATGGTTTGGCGCTGTTTACACCAGCCATCATTATGTACTGGACGTACTTGCCGGGATAGCCTGTGCCATTGCGGGTATATCCCTTTTTAACCTGCTAATGCACAAGTGGGGATGGTTCGGCAGGTTTGTGGACAGGTACGAGAGCCTGATAAAAAAGTAG
- a CDS encoding DUF3472 domain-containing protein, producing MKRTCRVTAIFSICIFLATFATSEAIGRSKKKTDTLTLIPFGGNAWRTDKDTTGGNISNEGIINWSSAKATFTSYVRFGQMGKLNVYLHLSVPKGRSSITVTALGISKTITTSGSGFRDVYVGDWMIRDTGYIAFQLKGVSKTGDVFADITGIALSGDPVKSKMSFVKDNEGQFFYWGRRGPSVHLGYTVPDGVNAEWFYNEVTVPKGNDVLGSYFMACGFAEGYFGMQVNSPTERHILFSVWSPFNTDDPKSIPEDQKIIMLKKGDNVHTGEFGNEGSGGQSYMNFMWKAGTTYKFLVHAKPDGKGRTEYTAYFFAPEAGKWQLIAGFSRPKTDTYLEHLHSFLENFEPEQGTKTREVHFNNGWICDSNGKWMELTKARFTADNTGAKGYRMDYAGGVKGQSFFLKNCGFFNNYTPRNIFFEWPRSGKKLNIDLSKLP from the coding sequence ATGAAGCGTACTTGCAGGGTAACGGCGATATTTAGCATTTGTATATTTCTTGCAACCTTTGCAACCAGCGAAGCTATTGGAAGGTCAAAAAAAAAGACCGACACACTAACCCTTATCCCATTTGGCGGAAACGCCTGGCGAACGGACAAAGACACCACGGGCGGTAACATCAGCAACGAAGGTATTATAAACTGGAGTTCGGCGAAAGCCACATTCACCTCTTATGTACGCTTTGGGCAAATGGGGAAACTCAATGTTTATTTGCACCTGTCCGTTCCAAAAGGACGGAGTTCGATAACTGTTACGGCATTGGGCATCAGCAAAACTATTACTACATCGGGCAGTGGCTTTAGAGATGTTTATGTGGGCGACTGGATGATACGTGATACAGGTTACATAGCGTTCCAGCTAAAAGGCGTTTCAAAAACGGGCGACGTTTTTGCCGATATAACTGGTATTGCCTTATCGGGCGACCCCGTTAAAAGTAAAATGAGCTTCGTAAAGGATAATGAAGGCCAGTTCTTTTACTGGGGTCGCCGCGGACCGTCCGTTCATTTGGGCTATACCGTACCGGATGGCGTGAATGCCGAATGGTTTTATAATGAAGTGACCGTCCCGAAAGGAAATGATGTTTTAGGCTCCTATTTTATGGCCTGTGGTTTTGCGGAGGGTTATTTCGGCATGCAGGTGAACTCGCCTACCGAAAGGCATATCCTGTTCTCGGTTTGGAGCCCTTTCAATACGGATGATCCTAAATCTATTCCCGAAGATCAAAAGATCATTATGCTTAAAAAAGGTGACAACGTGCATACAGGCGAGTTTGGGAACGAAGGTTCAGGCGGGCAAAGCTATATGAACTTTATGTGGAAAGCCGGTACTACCTATAAATTCCTGGTACACGCCAAACCAGATGGCAAAGGCCGCACCGAATACACCGCTTATTTTTTCGCGCCCGAAGCCGGTAAATGGCAACTGATCGCCGGTTTCAGCAGACCAAAGACCGATACATACCTGGAACATCTGCACTCGTTCCTTGAGAATTTTGAACCGGAACAAGGCACCAAAACCCGCGAGGTACATTTTAACAACGGGTGGATATGCGATAGCAATGGTAAATGGATGGAGCTAACCAAAGCGCGTTTTACGGCAGATAATACCGGCGCTAAAGGTTACCGGATGGATTACGCAGGCGGTGTTAAAGGACAGTCCTTCTTTTTGAAAAATTGCGGGTTCTTTAACAATTATACGCCGCGCAATATCTTTTTTGAGTGGCCCCGGAGCGGTAAAAAGCTAAACATAGACTTAAGTAAATTGCCTTAA
- a CDS encoding glycoside hydrolase domain-containing protein — protein MMRIAFFALLFLACNTGIAQQIKYTAGNNDWDADSLGNQRVVLSADAKGAKVVKAVINWRRSDYHPEIKQLLVVDASTNKRIDNVKVDAITREKGTIYFEPSSGTQYYVYYLPYKIDRKSNYPNAKYLKPQETANADWLQSIASTKDTPLAKVVSIESVNAFNSFYPMEVIATASEVKALESKYPSKKYLVFPEDRMHPIKMKHDLPQRWILKGLTSTFNGKTDRGENYAYQLGIYPVSNDLKKVKITFSDLKGAKGTISSKVMSCLNTSGIDYKGNPFSKQVDVAKGDVQAMWCLVNVPQNVSAGIYTGYATISAEGVPATRINIALKVDNKIAPKGGVNEPQKQTRLTWLNSTMAQKNDVIKPYIPLKVDGQSISLLGRKVILDNTGFPKNIETFFTPEMTEMTDKPKQLLNQPISFMLETKDGEKELWKPSAVKFTDKTPGTVKWESQNTVPGLRMDVCGSIEFDGFIAYTVKLTALHDISFNDLRLHIPMNKKAATYMMGLNLKGEKRPDTYEWKWDVAHKNQDGAWIGSVNAGLQYSLRDEHYVRPLNTNFYLQRPLLLPASWGNDNKGGIRISEADSTVWVNNYSGSRSMKKGEVLYYNFNLLITPFHTINTNFQWATRFYHKYNNLDTIKATGATVVNIHHGTPINPYINYPFIAHDAMKAYIDEAHRKGLKVKIYNTIRELSNSAYELYPLRSLGHEVFSPGKGGGYSWLQEHLGDDYIAAWYVPEYKDAAIINSGMNRWHNYYVEGMNWLVQNVEIDGIYLDDVAFDRVTMKRIKRVLTADGHPGIIDLHSANQYDKADGFNNSANLYMENFPYLNRLWFGEYFDYEKNSPDFFLTEVSGIPFGLMGEMLQGGGNPWRGMVYGMTNRMPWSDNADPRPIWHAWDDFGMQNGKMIGYWVDDCPVKTNNPEVLATVYKKDKSALVSIASWAADDVNIKLKIDWKALGIDPSKATITAPEVKNFQPKADFQDGHDIKVEKGKGWMLIVTEK, from the coding sequence ATGATGAGAATTGCTTTTTTTGCCCTGCTGTTCCTTGCTTGTAATACCGGTATTGCCCAGCAAATAAAATATACGGCCGGAAATAATGATTGGGATGCCGATTCGCTCGGTAATCAGCGGGTGGTGTTATCGGCTGATGCTAAAGGCGCAAAAGTTGTTAAGGCCGTTATCAATTGGCGGCGGAGCGACTATCACCCTGAAATTAAACAGCTATTAGTTGTCGACGCGAGTACCAACAAAAGGATAGATAATGTAAAAGTTGACGCTATTACGCGCGAAAAAGGCACCATCTATTTTGAGCCTTCGTCCGGCACTCAATACTATGTTTACTATTTGCCATATAAGATCGACCGGAAATCGAACTATCCCAACGCAAAGTACCTGAAACCACAGGAAACAGCCAATGCAGACTGGCTTCAAAGTATTGCAAGTACAAAAGATACTCCATTGGCAAAGGTTGTATCGATCGAGTCTGTCAATGCTTTCAATAGTTTTTACCCGATGGAGGTGATCGCCACAGCATCGGAAGTAAAGGCGCTGGAAAGTAAATACCCGTCAAAAAAATACCTGGTGTTTCCAGAGGACCGGATGCACCCCATCAAAATGAAACACGATCTGCCGCAGCGCTGGATATTAAAGGGGTTGACAAGTACATTTAACGGCAAAACTGACCGTGGCGAAAACTACGCTTATCAATTAGGTATTTATCCTGTGTCGAATGATTTAAAAAAAGTTAAAATTACTTTCTCCGACTTGAAAGGTGCAAAGGGTACTATTTCTTCCAAAGTCATGTCGTGCCTTAATACCAGCGGTATCGATTACAAAGGCAACCCTTTTTCGAAACAAGTAGACGTAGCCAAAGGCGATGTGCAGGCTATGTGGTGCCTCGTGAATGTTCCCCAAAATGTTTCGGCCGGTATTTACACCGGGTACGCGACAATTAGCGCAGAAGGGGTACCGGCTACACGCATTAATATCGCCCTGAAAGTTGATAATAAGATCGCTCCAAAAGGCGGAGTAAATGAACCGCAGAAGCAAACACGGCTTACCTGGCTTAATTCGACGATGGCGCAAAAAAACGATGTCATCAAACCATACATACCTTTAAAGGTCGATGGCCAAAGCATATCGCTGCTTGGCCGCAAAGTGATATTGGATAATACAGGCTTCCCGAAAAATATTGAAACTTTTTTTACCCCCGAAATGACGGAGATGACGGATAAGCCTAAACAGTTGCTAAATCAACCCATCAGCTTTATGCTCGAAACCAAAGACGGGGAGAAAGAGCTATGGAAGCCATCGGCTGTTAAGTTTACTGATAAAACACCCGGCACCGTTAAATGGGAGTCGCAAAACACAGTTCCCGGGTTGCGGATGGATGTGTGCGGTTCAATAGAGTTTGATGGTTTTATCGCCTACACGGTTAAGTTAACCGCCCTGCACGATATCAGCTTTAACGACCTGCGTCTGCATATCCCGATGAATAAAAAGGCGGCCACTTATATGATGGGGTTAAACCTGAAAGGGGAGAAGCGTCCCGACACCTATGAGTGGAAATGGGATGTTGCCCATAAGAACCAGGATGGCGCCTGGATAGGCAGCGTTAATGCCGGCTTGCAATATTCGCTGCGCGACGAGCATTACGTCCGACCCCTCAATACCAATTTTTACCTGCAACGCCCATTGTTATTGCCGGCCTCGTGGGGGAACGACAATAAAGGCGGGATCAGGATAAGCGAAGCTGACAGCACGGTTTGGGTGAACAATTATAGCGGCTCCCGCAGTATGAAAAAAGGCGAAGTATTATATTACAATTTCAACCTGCTGATCACCCCGTTCCATACCATCAATACCAATTTTCAATGGGCCACAAGATTTTATCATAAGTATAATAACCTGGATACTATAAAAGCAACAGGCGCTACAGTGGTCAACATCCATCACGGCACGCCTATCAATCCCTACATCAATTATCCGTTTATAGCGCATGACGCGATGAAGGCCTACATTGATGAGGCGCACCGAAAAGGGTTGAAAGTGAAGATATACAATACCATCCGCGAGTTGTCCAACAGCGCTTATGAGCTGTACCCGCTGCGCAGTTTAGGGCATGAGGTGTTTTCGCCTGGCAAAGGCGGGGGATATTCCTGGCTGCAGGAACATCTGGGCGATGATTATATTGCCGCCTGGTACGTACCCGAATATAAGGATGCGGCCATCATTAACAGCGGAATGAACCGCTGGCATAATTATTACGTGGAAGGCATGAACTGGCTTGTGCAGAATGTAGAGATTGATGGCATTTACCTGGATGATGTGGCCTTTGACCGGGTAACCATGAAACGCATTAAACGCGTGCTGACCGCAGATGGCCATCCGGGTATCATCGATCTGCATTCGGCCAATCAGTATGATAAAGCCGACGGGTTTAATAACAGCGCGAACCTGTATATGGAGAATTTTCCGTACCTGAATCGTTTGTGGTTCGGTGAGTATTTTGATTATGAGAAGAATTCGCCGGATTTTTTCCTGACCGAGGTATCAGGCATACCTTTCGGCCTGATGGGCGAAATGCTGCAGGGCGGGGGCAACCCATGGCGGGGAATGGTTTACGGCATGACCAACCGCATGCCCTGGAGCGATAATGCCGATCCGCGCCCGATATGGCATGCCTGGGATGACTTTGGTATGCAAAACGGCAAGATGATAGGCTATTGGGTGGATGATTGTCCCGTAAAAACCAATAATCCTGAAGTATTAGCGACCGTCTATAAAAAAGATAAAAGTGCGTTGGTATCCATTGCAAGCTGGGCGGCAGATGATGTCAATATTAAACTCAAGATAGATTGGAAAGCGCTTGGTATAGACCCATCAAAAGCAACGATCACAGCGCCGGAAGTGAAGAACTTTCAGCCCAAAGCTGATTTTCAAGACGGACACGATATTAAAGTTGAAAAGGGTAAAGGGTGGATGCTGATTGTGACAGAGAAATAA
- a CDS encoding phosphotransferase enzyme family protein has protein sequence MGTNSLTDNQIYSLISEFKIDAGIASVKPFGSGHINDTYRIVNANINGHDYLLQRVNHHVFKDVPLLMNNLLNVSRHLKQKIRSEQNVLTIIETRDNRPYFKDDGGNYWRVFYFLKGTKSYDVVTTEKQAFEGGKAFGAFLALLADLDVSLVKDTIPNFHNIEYRLANLQKAIDTDKAGRLKEVAPEIGFIQQRSDAMSEISRLGRSGVLPLRIVHNDTKFNNVLLDQNDNAQCVIDLDTVMPGYVAYDFGDSIRTIINTVAEDEADVNHIGLNLHLFKAYTKGFLQEAKPFLTESEISSLLKGVLLLPYIQAVRFLTDYLEGDHYFKIHFFSHNLQRVRAQLALVAKLEENQHILGQIITKTWQQLKV, from the coding sequence ATGGGTACTAATTCGCTGACAGACAACCAAATTTACAGTCTCATTTCGGAGTTCAAGATCGATGCCGGCATCGCATCGGTAAAACCATTTGGTTCGGGCCATATCAATGACACTTACCGTATTGTCAATGCTAACATAAACGGGCACGATTACCTGCTGCAACGCGTCAATCACCATGTCTTTAAAGACGTTCCATTGCTGATGAACAATTTGTTGAATGTTAGCCGGCATTTGAAGCAAAAAATACGTTCGGAACAAAATGTCCTCACGATTATCGAAACAAGAGACAACCGGCCTTATTTTAAAGACGACGGCGGCAATTACTGGCGCGTCTTTTATTTTTTGAAAGGCACCAAAAGCTACGACGTTGTAACAACCGAAAAACAGGCATTTGAAGGCGGTAAAGCTTTCGGGGCCTTCCTTGCTTTGCTTGCCGACCTTGACGTTAGCCTGGTAAAAGATACCATACCCAATTTTCATAATATCGAATACCGCCTGGCGAATCTCCAAAAGGCAATAGATACAGATAAAGCTGGGAGGTTGAAAGAGGTAGCTCCAGAGATCGGATTTATTCAGCAGCGCAGCGATGCGATGAGCGAAATATCACGTTTAGGCAGATCCGGGGTTTTGCCGTTAAGAATAGTACACAACGACACTAAATTTAACAACGTACTGCTCGACCAAAATGACAATGCGCAATGTGTAATTGACCTGGATACCGTAATGCCGGGCTACGTGGCTTACGATTTTGGCGATTCGATACGAACCATTATCAATACAGTTGCCGAAGATGAGGCCGATGTAAACCATATTGGTTTAAACCTGCATTTATTTAAAGCTTACACCAAAGGTTTCCTCCAGGAAGCGAAACCATTTTTGACCGAATCGGAAATTAGCTCGCTTTTAAAAGGTGTACTGTTGCTACCCTATATTCAGGCCGTACGTTTTTTGACCGATTACCTGGAGGGCGATCATTATTTCAAAATACATTTTTTTAGTCATAACTTGCAGCGTGTGCGGGCACAGCTGGCATTGGTAGCGAAACTTGAAGAAAATCAGCACATACTCGGGCAAATAATTACCAAGACCTGGCAGCAGTTAAAAGTATAA
- a CDS encoding glycosyltransferase family protein: protein MKLLYAIQGTGNGHLSRSLEIVPLLQQMADVDILISGTQVDLQLPFPVKYRFNGFGFIFGKSGGVDIWKTFYKASFRKFLKEVNKVPVEEYDLVINDFEPVSAWACYVKNKPCIGLSHQAAVLSEDVPKPDESDMIGKLILKNYAPTTSQYGFHFRRFDENIFTPVIRKQVREQKITDKGHYTVYLPAYDDKRLIERLSEFKDVEWDVFSKHNKRVSKHKNVSIQPINNEKFVKSVAQSAGVLCGAGFETPAEALFLGKKLLVIPMKGQYEQQLNAAALKAMGVPVIKSLKPKHNETIQNWLESGKVIGVDYPDNTKQVLELVINRHYHPVTSAPLMQRV, encoded by the coding sequence ATGAAACTACTTTATGCCATACAGGGAACAGGAAACGGTCATTTAAGCCGCTCGCTCGAGATAGTGCCGCTGCTGCAGCAAATGGCCGATGTAGATATCTTGATCAGCGGCACACAAGTAGACCTGCAATTGCCTTTCCCGGTAAAATACCGGTTCAACGGGTTTGGATTTATCTTCGGTAAATCAGGTGGCGTCGATATCTGGAAAACCTTTTACAAAGCCAGTTTCCGCAAATTTCTGAAGGAAGTGAATAAGGTGCCGGTTGAAGAATATGACCTTGTAATTAATGATTTTGAACCTGTATCGGCCTGGGCCTGTTATGTCAAAAATAAGCCATGCATAGGATTAAGTCACCAGGCCGCTGTTTTAAGCGAAGATGTGCCAAAGCCCGATGAATCGGACATGATAGGAAAACTGATCCTTAAAAATTACGCTCCAACTACCAGCCAGTATGGTTTTCATTTCAGGCGCTTTGACGAAAACATATTTACGCCGGTTATCCGGAAACAGGTACGTGAACAAAAGATAACCGATAAGGGGCATTACACTGTTTACCTGCCTGCTTATGATGATAAGCGCCTGATAGAAAGGCTATCCGAATTTAAAGACGTGGAATGGGATGTTTTCTCAAAACACAACAAAAGGGTATCAAAACATAAAAATGTTTCGATACAGCCCATCAATAACGAAAAGTTTGTAAAAAGCGTGGCGCAATCGGCCGGGGTACTTTGCGGGGCCGGGTTTGAAACACCGGCGGAGGCCTTATTCCTGGGGAAGAAGCTTTTGGTGATCCCGATGAAGGGCCAATACGAACAGCAATTGAATGCAGCTGCACTTAAAGCAATGGGTGTGCCGGTTATCAAAAGCCTAAAGCCAAAACATAACGAAACCATACAAAACTGGCTGGAGAGCGGCAAAGTGATCGGGGTTGACTATCCCGACAACACAAAACAGGTATTAGAGCTGGTTATCAACCGGCATTATCACCCGGTAACATCGGCCCCACTGATGCAAAGGGTTTAA
- a CDS encoding pseudouridine synthase produces MLDVLFRDEYLIAINKPHGLLVHKSKIAADVEVFALQLLRDQVGQKVFPAHRIDRKTGGVLLFAFDKEIEIAMQKQFAENRVAKKYLAIVRGHTDDRGEIDYPLRKENGTLQDAFTAYQTLERAELDVPFGKHGTSRYSLVEAAPATGRMHQLRKHFAHIFHPIIGDRTHGCNKQNKLFKDKWAMETMLLHACSVEFTHPVTGQMITINAPLQPEFEQVMQLMGWK; encoded by the coding sequence ATGTTAGATGTATTATTCAGGGACGAATATTTGATCGCCATAAACAAACCGCATGGCTTATTGGTACACAAGTCGAAAATAGCGGCTGACGTGGAAGTGTTTGCCCTGCAGTTGCTGCGTGACCAGGTAGGGCAGAAGGTATTCCCCGCACATCGAATTGACCGGAAGACCGGTGGCGTTCTGTTATTTGCATTTGATAAGGAGATAGAAATAGCGATGCAAAAGCAGTTTGCCGAAAACCGGGTCGCTAAAAAGTACCTGGCCATCGTTCGCGGGCATACTGACGACCGCGGTGAGATCGATTATCCTTTACGAAAAGAAAATGGTACCCTTCAGGATGCTTTCACCGCTTATCAAACCCTGGAACGCGCCGAACTGGATGTGCCGTTTGGCAAGCACGGTACTTCACGGTATTCGCTGGTAGAAGCCGCCCCGGCCACAGGTAGAATGCACCAGTTAAGAAAACATTTTGCTCATATTTTTCATCCTATTATCGGCGACCGCACCCACGGCTGCAATAAGCAGAACAAGCTGTTTAAAGATAAATGGGCGATGGAAACGATGTTATTACACGCTTGTTCTGTTGAATTTACGCATCCTGTAACCGGGCAGATGATAACAATAAATGCACCGTTGCAGCCTGAATTTGAGCAGGTAATGCAATTGATGGGATGGAAATGA
- a CDS encoding CAP domain-containing protein, with the protein MKLLTASIVVLALFLSCITNSPADPHRSFKKEFLERINEARHRGCNCGTEYMPPAPPLVWNDDLETAAQNHAEDMSGRHYFSHTSRDGRTMSDRVIAAGYTYKGFKSFAVGENIAEGQMSIAEVMDGWLKSPGHCKNLMNPSFKEVGVAQFRLYWVQDFGGREPFTKAEQRLIKSGKVKLIQHSSSKE; encoded by the coding sequence ATGAAATTACTTACCGCGAGCATAGTTGTGCTTGCCCTGTTTTTATCGTGTATCACCAATAGTCCTGCAGACCCGCACAGGAGCTTCAAAAAGGAATTTCTTGAACGGATAAACGAAGCAAGACATAGGGGTTGTAATTGCGGCACCGAATACATGCCGCCGGCGCCGCCATTGGTCTGGAACGACGACCTGGAGACCGCCGCGCAGAACCACGCCGAAGATATGTCGGGGAGGCACTACTTCAGCCATACCAGCCGGGATGGCCGGACAATGTCGGACAGGGTAATCGCTGCTGGCTATACTTACAAAGGCTTTAAAAGCTTTGCCGTAGGCGAAAATATAGCCGAGGGGCAGATGAGCATTGCCGAGGTTATGGATGGATGGCTTAAAAGCCCGGGGCATTGCAAAAACCTGATGAATCCATCATTTAAGGAAGTTGGTGTGGCTCAGTTCCGCTTGTATTGGGTGCAGGATTTCGGCGGAAGGGAGCCCTTCACCAAAGCCGAGCAACGACTGATAAAAAGCGGCAAAGTGAAGCTTATTCAGCATTCGTCGTCAAAAGAATGA
- a CDS encoding alkaline phosphatase family protein, whose translation MKKLTLLLLALSIAIPGFAQNHKTQNVIVVTLDGFRWQELFRGADSAIINSKFTDTKADVRKKYWATTPEDRRKMLMPFFWSTIVSQGQLYGDRDAGNSDEVANNYHFSYPGYNEIFTGFPDVRVNSNNPVPNPNTSVFEYLNKQRGFENKIAVFASWEAFPAIFNVGRSGLTVNAGYADFDGPKTDRRLEFLNEMQHKAPHYLGDTRIDFMTYELGMEYLKEYKPRVLYIAFDETDDMAHAGNYKMYLSQAHQEDAYLQDLWQYLQSDPQYKDKTTLIVTCDHGRGDASPEAWKSHGTGIKNSEQTWFAVIGPDTPNDGIIKTKTTTYHKQLAQSIAKLLGFDFKKNADHEVGDAIDAMMAKDKPSLGK comes from the coding sequence ATGAAAAAACTAACGTTGCTGCTTTTGGCCCTCTCGATTGCGATACCAGGTTTCGCGCAAAATCATAAAACCCAAAATGTTATTGTTGTCACTTTAGACGGATTTCGCTGGCAGGAGCTTTTCCGGGGCGCCGACTCGGCAATTATCAATTCTAAATTTACCGATACCAAAGCTGACGTCCGGAAAAAATATTGGGCCACAACGCCCGAGGACCGCCGGAAAATGCTGATGCCGTTTTTTTGGTCGACGATCGTGTCCCAGGGTCAATTATATGGCGACCGTGATGCCGGCAATAGCGACGAGGTAGCCAACAATTACCATTTTTCGTACCCGGGCTATAACGAGATTTTTACCGGTTTTCCTGATGTTAGAGTGAATAGTAATAACCCGGTTCCTAATCCCAATACCAGCGTTTTCGAATACCTGAACAAACAGCGTGGGTTCGAAAATAAGATAGCCGTGTTTGCCTCATGGGAGGCTTTTCCTGCCATATTTAATGTTGGCCGCTCGGGTTTGACAGTGAACGCGGGTTACGCCGATTTTGACGGCCCCAAAACCGACCGGCGGCTGGAGTTTTTGAACGAAATGCAGCATAAGGCACCTCATTATTTGGGCGATACCCGCATTGATTTTATGACCTACGAACTGGGGATGGAATACCTGAAGGAGTATAAGCCACGTGTGTTATATATTGCCTTTGACGAGACCGACGATATGGCCCACGCCGGCAATTATAAAATGTACCTGAGCCAGGCCCACCAGGAAGACGCCTATTTGCAGGACTTATGGCAATACTTGCAAAGCGATCCGCAGTATAAAGACAAAACAACCCTTATTGTAACGTGCGACCACGGCCGGGGAGATGCATCGCCCGAGGCCTGGAAGAGCCATGGTACGGGAATCAAAAATTCGGAGCAAACCTGGTTCGCCGTTATAGGGCCGGATACCCCGAATGATGGTATCATCAAAACAAAAACAACTACTTATCACAAACAGCTGGCGCAAAGCATAGCTAAGTTATTGGGTTTTGATTTTAAAAAGAACGCCGATCACGAAGTTGGCGACGCCATAGATGCGATGATGGCAAAAGATAAACCCAGCCTTGGCAAATAG